In one Suricata suricatta isolate VVHF042 chromosome 9, meerkat_22Aug2017_6uvM2_HiC, whole genome shotgun sequence genomic region, the following are encoded:
- the LOC115302261 gene encoding olfactory receptor 11H12-like, with protein MNVSEPHSSFASVREFVLLGFSCEWKIQILLFSLFTTTYALTVTGNGAIVCALWCEWRLHIPMYRFLGNFSFLEIWYVSSTVPKMLVNFLSDKKTISFAGCFLQFYFFFSLGTSECFLLAVMAFDRYLAICRPLHYPNIMTGHFCTKLVIICWVCGFLWFLIPIVFISQMPFCGPNIIDHVVCDPGPLFALACASAPTTQQLCYTLSSLVIFGNFLFILGSYTLVLLAVLRMPSATGRHKAFSTCGSHLAVVSLFYGSLMVMYVSPGLGHSADIQKVATLFYAMVTPLFNPLIYSLRNKEIKAALRKVLGRLNIIQYVLDDPSTIRSV; from the coding sequence ATGAACGTCTCTGAGCCACATTCCAGCTTTGCTTCTGTAAGGGAATTTGTACTCCTAGGTTTTTCCTGTGAGTGGAAAATTCAGATCCTCTTATTTTCACTCTTCACTACAACGTATGCTTTGACAGTAACAGGGAATGGGGCCATTGTTTGTGCTCTGTGGTGTGAATGGCGACTCCACATCCCCATGTACAGATTCCTGGGGAATTTCTCCTTTCTAGAGATCTGGTATGTCTCTTCTACAGTCCCCAAGATGTTGGTCAACTTCCTCTCAGATAAAAAGACCATCTCCTTTGCTGGATGTTTcctccaattttatttctttttctctttgggaaCATCTGAGTGTTTTCTCTTGGCTGTTATGGCTTTTGATCGGTACCTTGCTATCTGCCGTCCCTTGCACTACCCTAATATCATGACTGGGCATTTCTGTACCAAACTGGTCATTATCTGCTGGGTTTGtggatttttgtggtttctgaTCCCCATTGTATTCATCTCTCAGATGCCCTTCTGTGGTCCAAACATTATTGACCATGTTGTCTGTGACCCAGGGCCACTGTTTGCATTGGCATGTGCCTCTGCCCCAACAACCCAACAGCTTTGCTACACTCTAAGCTCGTTAGTTATCTTTGGTAACTTCCTCTTCATCCTTGGATCCTATACTCTTGTCTTATTAGCTGTGTTGCGTATGCCTTCTGCCACTGGGAGACACAAGGCCTTCTCTACCTGTGGGTCTCATTTGGCTGTGGTATCACTCTTCTATGGCTCCTTGATGGTCATGTATGTGAGCCCTGGACTCGGGCATTCTGCTGATATACAGAAAGTTGCAACTTTGTTCTATGCTATGGTAACCCCACTCTTCAACCCCCTCATCTATAGCCTCCGGAATAAGGAGATTAAGGCAGCTCTGAGGAAAGTTCTGGGGCGTCTCAATATAATCCAATATGTACTGGATGATCCCTCCACTATCAGGTCAGTATAG